A single region of the Brachypodium distachyon strain Bd21 chromosome 3, Brachypodium_distachyon_v3.0, whole genome shotgun sequence genome encodes:
- the LOC100824105 gene encoding glycine cleavage system H protein, mitochondrial, with translation MALRLWASSAANALKISSSGARAAAPAYSISRYFSTVLDGLKYSSSHEWVKNEGTVATIGISDHAQGHLGEVVFVELPEAGTKVTQGGAFGNVESVKATSDVNSPISGEVVEVNEKLSGTPGLINTSPYEDGWMIKVKPSSPSELDALLDPAKYTKHCEEEDAH, from the exons ATGGCTCTGAGGCTGTGGGCGAGCTCAGCTGCCAATGCCCTCAAAATTTCCAGCAGTGGAGCCAGGGCCGCTGCACCTGCCTACTCTATCTCCAGATACTTCTCCACTG TGCTCGATGGCTTGAAGTACAGTTCCTCACACGAGTGGGTCAAGAACGAGGGCACCGTGGCCACAATTGGCATCAGTGACCATGCCCAG GGACATCTCGGGGAGGTGGTGTTCGTGGAGCTGCCGGAGGCCGGCACGAAGGTGACCCAGGGCGGAGCGTTCGGCAACGTGGAGAGCGTGAAGGCCACCAGCGACGTGAACTCgcccatctccggcgaggtcgtcgaggTCAACGAAAAGCTCTCCGGGACTCCCGGCCTG ATCAACACGAGCCCGTACGAGGATGGGTGGATGATCAAGGTGAAGCCGAGCAGCCCGTCGGAGCTGGACGCCCTGCTGGACCCGGCCAAGTACACCAAGCActgcgaggaggaagacgctCACTAG
- the LOC100823795 gene encoding probable receptor-like protein kinase At4g10390, whose protein sequence is MGQRYRFFCCGCGANAAADDDREADEEGGAGVPDGGKGGDGVVAARQLSWAQVERMTGGFTSAVVGEGGFSTVYLARLSGALAAAKVHRSSERLHRVFRQELETLLRVRHPHVVRLLAFCEQQDEGVLVLEFAANGNLHEKLHGGGKAAGTMPWARRVSVALQVAQALEYLHDRCEPQVVHGDVKASNVLLDSAMSAKLCDFGSARMGFSAAVRPRAHQTMLGSPGYVDPHYIRSGVVTKKTDVYSFGVLLLELLTGMEAFCPVEGRLLTAVLAPRLKPAGGVPCDARALVDERLGSAYDAAEASAVAALAASCVGQNPSLRPSMADVVRTLEQSAQGSILSVGKGSDGIGKL, encoded by the exons ATGGGGCAGAGGTACAGGTTCTTCTGCTGTGGGTGCGGGGCCAATGCCGCGGCTGATGACGACCGGGAGGCCGAcgaggagggcggcgccggggtGCCTGACGGGGGTAAAGGCGGCGACGgtgtggtggcggcgcggcagcTGTCGTGGGCGCAGGTGGAGAGGATGACGGGCGGGTTCACCTCGGCCGTGGTCGGCGAGGGCGGGTTCAGCACCGTGTACCTCGCTCGCCTCTCcggcgccctcgccgccgccaaggtcCACCGCAGcagcgagcgcctccaccgcgtgTTCCGCCAGGAGCTCGAGACCCTCCTCCGCGTCCGCCACCCCCACGTCGtccgcctcctcgccttctGCGAGCAGCAAG ATGAGGGCGTGCTGGTGCTGGAGTTCGCGGCGAACGGGAACCTGCACGAGAAGCTCCACGGCGGGGGCAAGGCCGCGGGCACGATGCCGTGGGCGCGGCGGGTGTCCGTGGCGCTGCAGGTGGCGCAGGCGCTGGAGTACCTCCACGACCGGTGCGAGCCGCAGGTGGTGCACGGCGACGTCAAGGCGTCGAACGTGCTCCTGGACTCCGCCATGTCCGCCAAGCTCTGCGACTTCGGGTCGGCGCGGATGGGgttctccgccgccgtccgcccgcGGGCGCACCAAACTATGCTCGGCTCCCCGGGGTACGTCGACCCGCACTACATCCGCTCGGGCGTCGTCACAAAGAAGAccgacgtgtacagcttcggcgtCCTGCTCCTGGAGCTCCTCACCGGCATGGAGGCCTTCTGCCCCGTGGAAGGCCGCCTCCTCACCGCCGTCCTCGCGCCGCGGCTCAAGCCTGCCGGGGGCGTCCCCTGCGACGCGCGGGCGCTCGTCGACGAGAGGCTCGGGAGCGCCTACGACGCCGCCGAGGCAtccgcggtggcggcgctggccgCGTCCTGTGTCGGCCAGAACCCCAGCCTCCGCCCGTCCATGGCCGACGTGGTGCGCACCCTGGAGCAGAGCGCGCAGGGATCCATCTTGTCCGTCGGGAAGGGATCGGACGGCATCGGGAAGCTGTGA